In Nocardioides sp. zg-1228, a single window of DNA contains:
- a CDS encoding DEAD/DEAH box helicase, giving the protein MPDPVRLDTRVPTGADPDTVYDAFTGWVADRGLELYPHQDEAVIEVLDGNHVILATPTGSGKSLVAIGAHLAALARDEVSFYTAPIKALVSEKFFALIEVFGADNVGMLTGDAAVNPDAPIICCTAEVLANIALREGRSADVGLVVMDEFHFYSEHDRGWAWQVPLLELVDAQFLLMSATLGDVSFFVEDLQRRTGRDTAVVDDAERPVPLSFRWSMEPLDDTLEELVVTGQDPVYVVHFTQAAAVEHATNLLRRPLKKVDKDAIAERIGAFRFGAGFGKTLSRMVRNGIGVHHAGMLPKYRRLVETLAQAGLLRVICGTDTLGVGINVPIRTVLFTGLAKFDGNRQRVLRTREFQQIAGRAGRAGYDTAGHVVVQAPEHVIENEQAKAKSAARVAAGKKKSKAQLKKPPEGTVVWTEQTFDKLVAGVPERLTSRMKVDNSMLINVLTRAEDAFSVLRRLLTDNHEDRRGQLRLARRALRLSRSLVRTGIVTRLDEPDEHGRRHVLTVDLPDDFALNQPLAHFALAAFDVLDPESETYGLDVVSVVEAVLEAPRQILMAQQHAARGEAIGEMKADGLEYDERMALLEEITWPQPLRELLEALYETYRQTHPWLPDDALGPKSIVREMWEQGMGFTDFVGRYQLARSEGLVLRYLTDAYRTLRQTVPESHRAPEVEDVIEWLGETVRQTDSSLLDEWEALADPDHASSSVAHHEPPPPPRPLSRQERPFRVMVRNAMWARVDAVSRDDLDGLVRLERAAADRTDPPREVVVGRSAWDAALEDYYAEHDRVLTDGDARGPDLLVVGEERVGEPVGAEEGTTARVRDVRQTIHDPEGHHDWVIEARVDCDATDSAGELVIATVAMRRL; this is encoded by the coding sequence ATGCCGGACCCAGTGCGCCTCGACACCCGGGTCCCCACGGGCGCCGACCCGGACACGGTCTACGACGCCTTCACGGGCTGGGTCGCCGACCGTGGGCTGGAGCTCTACCCCCACCAGGACGAGGCGGTCATCGAGGTCCTCGACGGCAACCACGTCATCCTCGCGACCCCGACGGGGTCGGGGAAGTCGCTGGTGGCGATCGGCGCCCACCTGGCGGCGCTCGCGCGCGACGAGGTGAGCTTCTACACCGCGCCGATCAAGGCGCTCGTCAGCGAGAAGTTCTTCGCGCTCATCGAGGTGTTCGGCGCCGACAACGTCGGGATGCTGACCGGGGACGCCGCGGTCAACCCCGACGCGCCCATCATCTGCTGCACCGCGGAGGTGCTCGCCAACATCGCGCTGCGCGAGGGACGCTCGGCCGATGTCGGCCTCGTGGTGATGGACGAGTTCCACTTCTACTCCGAGCACGACCGGGGCTGGGCGTGGCAGGTGCCGCTGCTCGAGCTGGTCGACGCGCAGTTCCTGCTGATGTCGGCGACGCTGGGCGACGTCTCGTTCTTCGTCGAGGACCTCCAGCGGCGCACGGGGCGCGACACCGCGGTCGTCGACGACGCCGAGCGGCCGGTGCCGCTGAGCTTCCGGTGGTCGATGGAGCCGCTCGACGACACCCTCGAGGAGCTCGTCGTCACCGGCCAGGACCCGGTCTACGTCGTCCACTTCACGCAGGCGGCCGCCGTGGAGCACGCGACCAACCTGCTGCGGCGACCGCTGAAGAAGGTGGACAAGGACGCCATCGCCGAGCGCATCGGCGCCTTCCGGTTCGGGGCGGGCTTCGGCAAGACGCTGTCGCGGATGGTGCGCAACGGCATCGGGGTGCACCACGCCGGCATGCTGCCGAAGTACCGCCGGCTGGTGGAGACGCTCGCCCAGGCCGGGCTGCTGCGCGTCATCTGCGGCACCGACACGCTCGGCGTCGGGATCAACGTGCCGATCCGCACCGTGCTGTTCACCGGACTGGCGAAGTTCGACGGCAACCGGCAGCGGGTGCTCCGCACGCGCGAGTTCCAGCAGATCGCCGGCCGCGCCGGGCGGGCGGGCTACGACACCGCCGGCCACGTCGTGGTCCAGGCTCCCGAGCACGTCATCGAGAACGAGCAGGCCAAGGCCAAGTCGGCCGCGCGCGTCGCGGCCGGCAAGAAGAAGTCGAAGGCGCAGCTCAAGAAGCCGCCCGAGGGCACGGTCGTGTGGACCGAGCAGACGTTCGACAAGCTGGTGGCCGGGGTGCCGGAGCGGCTGACCAGCCGGATGAAGGTCGACAACTCGATGCTGATCAACGTCCTGACCCGCGCGGAGGACGCGTTCTCGGTGCTCCGGCGGCTCCTCACCGACAACCACGAGGACCGTCGCGGGCAGCTGCGCCTGGCCCGGCGGGCCCTGCGCCTGTCGCGCTCGCTCGTGCGTACGGGGATCGTGACCCGCCTCGACGAGCCCGACGAGCACGGCCGGCGTCACGTGCTCACCGTCGACCTCCCCGACGACTTCGCGCTCAACCAGCCGCTCGCCCACTTCGCGCTGGCCGCCTTCGACGTGCTCGACCCCGAGTCCGAGACCTACGGCCTCGACGTGGTGTCGGTGGTGGAGGCCGTCCTGGAGGCACCGCGCCAGATCCTGATGGCCCAGCAGCACGCCGCCCGCGGCGAGGCCATCGGGGAGATGAAGGCCGACGGCCTGGAGTACGACGAGCGGATGGCGCTGCTGGAGGAGATCACCTGGCCCCAGCCGCTGCGCGAGCTCCTCGAGGCCCTCTACGAGACCTACCGGCAGACCCACCCGTGGCTGCCCGACGACGCACTCGGCCCCAAGTCGATCGTCCGGGAGATGTGGGAGCAGGGGATGGGGTTCACCGACTTCGTCGGTCGCTACCAGCTCGCCCGCTCCGAGGGACTCGTGCTGCGCTACCTCACCGACGCCTACCGGACGCTGCGGCAGACCGTGCCCGAGTCGCACCGTGCCCCCGAGGTGGAGGACGTCATCGAGTGGCTCGGCGAGACCGTGCGCCAGACCGACTCCTCGCTGCTCGACGAGTGGGAGGCGCTGGCCGACCCCGACCACGCCTCCTCGTCCGTCGCGCACCACGAGCCGCCGCCCCCGCCGCGCCCCCTCTCGCGCCAGGAGCGGCCGTTCCGGGTGATGGTGCGCAACGCGATGTGGGCGCGGGTGGACGCGGTCTCCCGCGACGACCTCGACGGTCTCGTACGCCTCGAGCGCGCCGCCGCCGACCGCACCGACCCGCCGCGCGAGGTGGTCGTCGGCCGGTCGGCGTGGGACGCCGCACTGGAGGACTACTACGCCGAGCACGACCGGGTCCTCACCGATGGCGACGCGCGCGGTCCGGACCTGCTGGTCGTGGGGGAGGAGCGCGTCGGCGAGCCCGTCGGCGCCGAGGAGGGCACCACGGCCCGGGTCCGCGACGTACGCCAGACCATCCACGACCCCGAGGGGCACCACGACTGGGTGATCGAGGCGAGGGTGGACTGCGACGCCACCGACAGCGCCGGCGAGCTGGTGATCGCGACCGTGGCGATGAGGCGGCTGTGA
- a CDS encoding ATP-binding cassette domain-containing protein gives MTTPHDSPSAPGPAVSATGLVKRFGDQRAVDGIDLRVQRGEVFGVLGPNGAGKTTMMRMLATLLTIDEGEASILGHDVRTAPHAVRRTLGVTGQDASVDENLTATENLWLFARLQGLGRTEARARGAELLEQFDLVEAASKPISAFSGGMRRRLDLAASLLTRPPVIFLDEPTTGLDPRTRGQVWDTVRDLVRDGCTVLLTTQYLDEADQLADRIAVIDRGRKVAEGTSDELKSSVGQSTLQLQLADHADLAVVAEETLRLLGEEAALTPESRRVNVPLARTDQSVDVLVSLRDRGVAIESVTVQKPSLDEVFLALTGHDTHDTPAGAQDERGDRTDETDETDKMETAR, from the coding sequence ATGACCACACCACATGACTCCCCCTCCGCGCCGGGACCCGCCGTCTCCGCCACCGGCCTCGTCAAGCGGTTCGGCGACCAGCGCGCGGTCGACGGCATCGACCTCCGGGTGCAGCGCGGCGAGGTGTTCGGCGTGCTGGGCCCCAACGGCGCCGGCAAGACGACCATGATGCGGATGCTCGCGACCTTGCTGACGATCGACGAGGGCGAGGCGAGCATCCTGGGCCACGACGTACGCACCGCACCCCACGCCGTGCGTCGCACGCTGGGCGTCACCGGCCAGGACGCCTCGGTGGACGAGAACCTGACCGCCACCGAGAACCTCTGGCTCTTCGCCCGGCTGCAGGGACTCGGGCGCACCGAGGCCCGCGCCCGCGGGGCCGAGCTGCTCGAGCAGTTCGACCTCGTCGAGGCCGCGAGCAAGCCGATCTCGGCCTTCTCCGGCGGCATGCGCCGCCGCCTCGACCTGGCCGCGAGCCTGCTGACCAGGCCGCCGGTGATCTTCCTCGACGAGCCGACCACCGGCCTGGACCCGCGCACCCGCGGCCAGGTGTGGGACACCGTCCGCGACCTGGTGCGCGACGGCTGCACCGTGCTGCTGACCACGCAGTACCTCGACGAGGCCGACCAGCTGGCCGATCGCATCGCGGTGATCGACCGCGGGCGCAAGGTCGCCGAGGGCACCTCCGACGAGCTGAAGTCGTCGGTGGGCCAGTCCACCCTGCAGCTGCAGCTCGCCGACCACGCCGACCTCGCGGTCGTCGCGGAGGAGACCCTCCGCCTGCTCGGCGAGGAGGCCGCGCTCACCCCGGAGTCCCGGCGGGTCAACGTCCCCCTGGCCCGCACCGACCAGAGCGTCGACGTCCTCGTCTCGCTCCGCGACCGCGGGGTCGCCATCGAGTCGGTGACCGTGCAGAAGCCCTCGCTCGACGAGGTGTTCCTCGCCCTCACCGGCCACGACACCCACGACACCCCGGCCGGGGCGCAGGACGAGCGCGGCGACCGGACCGACGAGACAGACGAGACCGACAAGATGGAGACCGCCCGATGA
- a CDS encoding ABC transporter permease, with protein MSTATLPEPAAGPTAGPTPERVGVADTISQTMTLAWRATKKMQRSLEVMFDVTIQPLVFTAMFAYIFGGAISGDVDSYLPLIIPGLIGQTVLTACVATGVQLRTDMDTGVFDRFRVLPISRIAPLAGPMVADLVRYFIASVLTFGVGIAIGYRPGGGVAGVAGAVLLAMLAGWSLAWIFTLFGILGRNAQGVQGISLLVMFPLTFLSNAFVPTETMPGPLRAFAEVNPVSLVISAIRDLANEGAVTTDVAWALLGCAVLIAVFAPLAVRAFSRRT; from the coding sequence ATGAGCACCGCGACCCTGCCCGAGCCCGCCGCCGGCCCCACCGCGGGTCCCACCCCGGAGCGCGTCGGCGTGGCCGACACGATCAGCCAGACCATGACCCTCGCGTGGCGGGCGACCAAGAAGATGCAGCGCAGCCTCGAGGTCATGTTCGACGTCACCATCCAGCCGCTGGTCTTCACCGCGATGTTCGCCTACATCTTCGGCGGCGCCATCTCCGGCGACGTCGACAGCTATCTCCCGCTCATCATCCCGGGGCTGATCGGGCAGACCGTGCTGACCGCGTGCGTGGCCACCGGGGTCCAGCTGCGCACCGACATGGACACCGGGGTGTTCGACCGGTTCAGGGTGCTGCCGATCTCGCGCATCGCACCGCTGGCGGGGCCGATGGTGGCCGACCTGGTGCGCTACTTCATCGCCTCGGTGCTGACCTTCGGGGTCGGCATCGCCATCGGCTACCGGCCCGGCGGCGGCGTCGCCGGGGTCGCGGGCGCGGTGCTGCTCGCGATGCTGGCCGGCTGGTCGCTCGCGTGGATCTTCACGCTCTTCGGGATCCTCGGCCGCAACGCCCAGGGCGTGCAGGGCATCTCGCTGCTGGTGATGTTCCCGCTGACGTTCCTGTCCAACGCGTTCGTGCCCACCGAGACGATGCCCGGGCCGCTGCGCGCGTTCGCCGAGGTCAACCCGGTGTCGCTGGTGATCAGCGCGATCCGCGACCTGGCCAACGAGGGCGCCGTCACCACCGACGTCGCCTGGGCGCTGCTGGGCTGCGCCGTGCTGATCGCGGTGTTCGCCCCGCTGGCCGTGCGGGCGTTCAGCCGGAGGACGTGA
- a CDS encoding BTAD domain-containing putative transcriptional regulator yields MTTGERVRLRLLGAPSWDDAPVVGARPQALLAALVLEPRGLSVAQLVAQVWEDDPPAAPGKALQVIVSRLRAATAPEVVELTETGYRLGVDAAEVDVLALGLAVSEAREALRAGDAVRAAELAEWARAWPEPATDDAPGPLARLRSLAARTLDAADDLLGRALARQGRHAEAVPLLEAAAARWTDESGVLVDLLRSIAAVGGPAVALGRYEDYRLDLAERLGVDPAPELQRLHRELLAADDPVRTGLRYDGAGLLGREQDLARLRSALAASRLVTVLGPGGIGKTSIAQVLARESVLPHVHVVELVGVGAGDDVVVAVGAALGVRGSVTTRLALTPAEQADVRSRLAQELDSGPTLLVLDNCEHVLEPVASLVAFLLATTRDLQVLATSRAPLRLAAERVVPLTQLSPDDARELFVRRASATRPDAVLDPAIVADVVDRLDGLPLAVELAAARVRTMTVPEVAAALDDRLTALSSRERSTPDRHRTLAAVIGWSWDLLTAAEQRALAWLSVFQDGFDRAAATAVLGRDGPDLVDALVEQSMLVLVDDGATARFRPLETIREYAAAELARRGETPEALDALHGWAAHLAARCRDLVVSDEQVAQVDLLVREQNNLTDVLRRALTIGDRPLVARMVALLGSLWTITGDQPKIFAVCDAAVEVLSGWDVPDEARHDALEAAGVLLVHVTWVPGVEVGGLCDLLTRGEPPAGAWGLIGRTVLQVDEDTPARLARVAAEQTGAGLAGALLMWASIVAENAGDVDAARAYAEQALRHRLSVFLRASVHAELSQLAMTAGAHHEAARHAAVAWPLLEQIHSVTDSYSLQVATALSPLLDGDVAGAVAVLDAVGPPGGAAAQIGARVAWQAAQAEVALARGDGAEGIRRYDALVDMVVDADSGPAVSPWAPMISAAALVCRARHGTGAADPVADELRDRVVGPGGRTPPGTLWFTDLPLNGVLLIALGAWVVRWGPPDQRSDGMFLLAVAHRWAYNRSVPVMAWESMVALADAAEPGRLGRLVGELADRPGPELVPEAAAAVDRLRRAWAGGVTSSG; encoded by the coding sequence GTGACCACGGGGGAGCGCGTCCGGCTGCGGCTGCTCGGGGCGCCGTCGTGGGACGACGCCCCTGTCGTGGGGGCCCGCCCGCAGGCGCTGCTGGCCGCGCTGGTGCTCGAGCCGCGCGGCCTGAGCGTGGCGCAGCTCGTCGCCCAGGTCTGGGAGGACGACCCGCCCGCCGCCCCCGGCAAGGCGCTCCAGGTCATCGTCTCGCGGCTGCGGGCCGCGACGGCGCCGGAGGTCGTCGAGCTGACCGAGACCGGCTACCGGCTCGGCGTCGACGCCGCTGAGGTGGACGTGCTGGCACTGGGTCTCGCGGTCTCGGAGGCGCGGGAGGCCCTCCGCGCCGGTGACGCGGTGCGGGCGGCCGAGCTGGCCGAGTGGGCGCGGGCGTGGCCCGAGCCCGCGACCGACGACGCGCCCGGACCACTGGCCCGGCTCAGGTCCCTGGCAGCCCGGACGCTCGACGCCGCCGACGACCTCCTGGGACGGGCCCTGGCCCGCCAGGGCCGCCACGCGGAGGCGGTGCCGCTGCTGGAGGCGGCCGCCGCTCGGTGGACCGACGAGTCCGGCGTGCTGGTCGACCTGCTCCGCAGCATCGCGGCCGTCGGTGGGCCCGCGGTCGCGCTCGGCCGCTACGAGGACTACCGCCTCGACCTCGCCGAACGCCTCGGCGTCGACCCCGCGCCCGAGCTGCAGCGGCTGCACCGCGAGCTGCTGGCCGCCGACGACCCGGTGCGCACCGGGCTGAGGTACGACGGCGCCGGGCTCCTGGGCCGCGAGCAGGACCTGGCCCGGCTGCGCTCGGCGCTGGCGGCGTCGCGGCTGGTCACGGTGCTCGGTCCCGGGGGCATCGGCAAGACCAGCATCGCGCAGGTGCTGGCCCGCGAGTCCGTGCTGCCCCACGTGCACGTCGTCGAGCTCGTCGGCGTGGGCGCCGGCGACGACGTCGTGGTCGCGGTCGGCGCGGCGCTCGGCGTGCGCGGGTCGGTGACGACCCGCCTCGCGCTCACGCCGGCCGAGCAGGCCGACGTCCGCAGCCGCTTGGCGCAGGAGCTCGACTCCGGGCCGACGCTGCTCGTGCTCGACAACTGCGAGCACGTGCTCGAGCCCGTCGCGTCCCTCGTGGCGTTCCTGCTGGCGACGACCCGTGACCTCCAGGTGCTCGCCACGAGCCGCGCCCCGCTGCGGCTGGCCGCCGAGCGCGTCGTGCCGCTGACCCAGCTCTCGCCCGACGACGCCCGCGAGCTGTTCGTGCGGCGCGCGTCGGCCACCCGGCCCGACGCGGTGCTCGACCCGGCCATCGTCGCCGACGTGGTCGACCGGCTCGACGGACTGCCGCTCGCCGTCGAGCTCGCCGCCGCGCGGGTCCGCACCATGACCGTGCCTGAGGTGGCCGCGGCGCTCGACGACCGCCTGACCGCGCTGAGCAGCCGGGAGCGGAGCACCCCCGACCGCCACCGCACGCTGGCCGCGGTGATCGGCTGGTCGTGGGACCTCCTCACGGCCGCTGAGCAGCGGGCACTGGCGTGGCTGTCGGTGTTCCAGGACGGGTTCGACCGCGCGGCGGCGACCGCCGTCCTCGGCCGCGACGGCCCCGACCTCGTCGACGCGCTGGTGGAGCAGTCGATGCTCGTCCTCGTCGACGACGGCGCGACCGCGCGATTCCGGCCGCTCGAGACGATACGTGAGTACGCCGCCGCCGAGCTGGCCCGGCGCGGCGAGACCCCCGAGGCCCTGGACGCGCTGCACGGATGGGCCGCCCACCTCGCCGCACGGTGTCGCGACCTCGTCGTCTCCGACGAGCAGGTCGCGCAGGTCGACCTCCTCGTGCGCGAGCAGAACAACCTCACCGACGTGCTGCGCCGGGCCCTGACCATCGGCGACCGCCCTCTCGTGGCCCGGATGGTCGCGCTGCTGGGCAGCCTGTGGACCATCACCGGCGACCAGCCGAAGATCTTCGCCGTCTGCGACGCGGCCGTCGAGGTGCTGTCGGGCTGGGACGTCCCCGACGAGGCGCGCCACGACGCCCTCGAGGCGGCGGGCGTGCTGCTGGTCCACGTGACGTGGGTCCCCGGCGTGGAGGTGGGCGGGCTCTGCGACCTGCTGACCCGCGGGGAGCCGCCCGCGGGCGCGTGGGGGCTGATCGGCCGCACCGTGCTGCAGGTCGACGAGGACACGCCCGCCCGGCTCGCGCGCGTCGCGGCGGAGCAGACCGGGGCCGGCCTCGCCGGCGCGCTGCTGATGTGGGCGAGCATCGTCGCGGAGAACGCCGGCGACGTCGACGCCGCGCGCGCGTACGCCGAGCAGGCGCTGCGGCACCGGCTCTCGGTCTTCCTGCGGGCGTCCGTGCACGCCGAGCTCAGCCAGCTCGCGATGACCGCGGGCGCGCACCATGAGGCCGCGCGGCACGCCGCCGTCGCGTGGCCGCTGCTCGAGCAGATCCACTCCGTCACCGACTCCTACAGCCTCCAGGTCGCCACCGCCCTGTCACCGCTGCTGGACGGCGACGTCGCGGGGGCCGTCGCGGTCCTCGACGCCGTCGGACCACCGGGTGGCGCGGCCGCGCAGATCGGTGCCCGGGTGGCGTGGCAGGCCGCCCAGGCCGAGGTCGCCCTCGCCCGGGGTGACGGCGCCGAGGGGATCCGGCGCTACGACGCGCTCGTCGACATGGTCGTCGACGCGGACAGCGGGCCGGCCGTGTCGCCGTGGGCGCCGATGATCTCCGCGGCCGCACTGGTCTGCCGTGCGCGTCACGGCACCGGGGCCGCGGACCCCGTGGCCGACGAGCTGCGCGACCGGGTCGTCGGACCGGGAGGCCGGACCCCACCGGGCACGCTGTGGTTCACCGACCTGCCGCTCAACGGCGTCCTGCTCATCGCGCTCGGCGCGTGGGTGGTCCGCTGGGGTCCGCCCGACCAGCGCTCGGACGGCATGTTCCTGCTCGCCGTGGCGCACCGATGGGCCTACAACCGCAGCGTGCCGGTGATGGCGTGGGAGTCGATGGTCGCCCTCGCCGACGCCGCGGAGCCCGGGCGGCTCGGCCGCCTCGTCGGCGAGCTGGCCGACCGCCCGGGACCGGAGCTCGTGCCCGAGGCGGCCGCAGCCGTCGACCGGCTGCGGCGCGCCTGGGCGGGCGGGGTCACGTCCTCCGGCTGA
- the xerD gene encoding site-specific tyrosine recombinase XerD, protein MSPGAPLGRAVRTYLDHLAVERGLAANTLSSYRRDLSRYVEFLAGQGIEELDAVTEATVVAFLVGLREGSDIHPPLGASSAARTVVAVRGFHKFAVSDGLAAGDPAAAVKPPTPAKRLPKALPLSDVEAILEAAGAPGTALSLRDRALLELLYGTGARISEAVGLDVDDLDQHDGTVLLRGKGGKERLVPVGGYAREAVAAYLTRARPELVGTGKGGPAMFLNSRGGRLSRQSAWAVLVKAAERAGVTASVSPHTLRHSFATHLLDGGADVRVVQELLGHASVTTTQVYTLVTVDNLREVFATAHPRARE, encoded by the coding sequence GTGAGCCCCGGGGCGCCGTTGGGCCGCGCGGTCCGCACCTACCTCGACCACCTCGCGGTCGAGCGCGGGCTGGCGGCCAACACGCTCAGCTCCTACCGGCGCGACCTGAGCCGCTACGTCGAGTTCCTCGCCGGCCAGGGCATCGAGGAGCTCGACGCGGTCACCGAGGCGACCGTCGTCGCGTTCCTGGTCGGCCTGCGCGAGGGCAGCGACATCCACCCCCCGCTGGGCGCGTCGTCCGCGGCGCGCACCGTGGTCGCGGTGCGCGGCTTCCACAAGTTCGCCGTCTCCGACGGGCTCGCCGCTGGCGACCCGGCGGCGGCGGTCAAGCCGCCGACCCCGGCCAAGCGGCTGCCCAAGGCGCTCCCGCTGTCGGACGTCGAGGCCATCCTCGAGGCGGCCGGGGCGCCCGGCACGGCGCTGTCCTTGCGCGACCGCGCGCTCCTCGAGCTGCTCTACGGCACCGGTGCCCGCATCTCCGAGGCGGTCGGGCTCGACGTGGACGACCTCGACCAGCACGACGGCACGGTGCTGCTGCGCGGCAAGGGCGGCAAGGAGCGGCTGGTGCCGGTCGGCGGCTACGCCCGAGAGGCCGTGGCCGCCTACCTCACGCGCGCGCGCCCGGAGCTGGTCGGCACCGGCAAGGGCGGCCCGGCGATGTTCCTCAACTCCCGCGGCGGTCGCCTGTCGCGGCAGAGCGCCTGGGCGGTGCTGGTGAAGGCCGCCGAGCGGGCGGGGGTCACCGCCTCGGTGTCGCCGCACACCCTGCGGCACTCGTTCGCGACGCACCTGCTCGACGGCGGCGCCGACGTCCGCGTGGTGCAGGAGCTCCTGGGCCACGCGTCCGTCACCACGACGCAGGTCTACACGCTGGTCACCGTCGACAACCTGCGTGAGGTCTTCGCGACCGCCCACCCGCGAGCGCGCGAGTGA
- the ald gene encoding alanine dehydrogenase, whose protein sequence is MKVGVPKEVKNREYRVALTPIGVHELVQHGHEVMIERGAGSGSQIPDEEYVAAGARMLETADDVWGAADMVLKVKEPVAEEYARMRDGQTLFTYLHLAADKPLTEELLQRRVTAIAYETVQLPSGGLPLLYPMSEVAGCLAPQVGAHALLKANGGRGVLMGGVGGVANAKVVIIGAGVSGQNAANIALGMGADVTLLDTDLDKLRMSFWRYNNRVHGLASSKLAIEQQVMEADMVIGAVLIPGAAAPKLVSNELVARMKPGSVLVDIAIDQGGCFEDSHATTHDDPTYEVHDSVFYCVANMPGAVPNTSTYALTNATLPYAVALADKGWERALREDASLVHGLNTHAGKLTNAPVGDAVGIESVAPETVLG, encoded by the coding sequence ATGAAGGTCGGCGTCCCCAAGGAAGTCAAGAACCGCGAGTATCGCGTGGCTCTGACCCCCATCGGTGTCCACGAGCTGGTCCAGCACGGTCACGAGGTGATGATCGAGCGGGGCGCCGGGAGCGGCTCGCAGATCCCCGACGAGGAGTACGTCGCCGCGGGGGCGCGGATGCTCGAGACGGCCGACGACGTGTGGGGCGCCGCCGACATGGTGCTCAAGGTCAAGGAGCCGGTCGCCGAGGAGTACGCGCGGATGCGCGACGGCCAGACCCTCTTCACCTACCTCCACCTGGCCGCCGACAAGCCGCTGACCGAGGAGCTGCTGCAGCGCCGGGTGACGGCCATCGCCTACGAGACGGTCCAGCTGCCCTCAGGTGGGCTGCCGCTGCTCTACCCGATGTCGGAGGTCGCCGGCTGCCTCGCGCCGCAGGTCGGCGCGCACGCGCTGCTGAAGGCCAACGGCGGTCGCGGGGTGCTGATGGGCGGCGTGGGCGGGGTCGCCAACGCGAAGGTCGTGATCATCGGCGCGGGCGTCTCGGGGCAGAACGCCGCCAACATCGCGCTCGGGATGGGCGCGGACGTGACGCTGCTCGACACCGACCTCGACAAGCTGCGGATGTCGTTCTGGCGCTACAACAACCGGGTGCACGGCCTGGCGTCGTCCAAGCTGGCGATCGAGCAGCAGGTGATGGAGGCCGACATGGTGATCGGCGCGGTGCTGATCCCCGGTGCGGCGGCGCCGAAGCTGGTCAGCAACGAGCTGGTGGCGCGGATGAAGCCCGGCTCGGTGCTGGTCGACATCGCGATCGACCAGGGCGGCTGCTTCGAGGACTCGCACGCCACGACGCACGACGACCCGACCTACGAGGTGCACGACTCGGTGTTCTACTGCGTGGCCAACATGCCGGGCGCGGTGCCCAACACCTCGACGTACGCGCTCACCAACGCGACGCTGCCCTACGCGGTGGCGCTGGCCGACAAGGGGTGGGAGCGGGCGCTGCGCGAGGACGCGAGCCTCGTCCACGGCCTCAACACCCACGCCGGGAAGCTCACCAACGCACCGGTCGGCGACGCCGTCGGCATCGAGTCGGTGGCACCGGAGACAGTCCTCGGGTGA
- a CDS encoding NUDIX hydrolase, with amino-acid sequence MGDRNGDDGPQELADRPMAWPVVSSHYLHRDDWVVALREDMITRPGHSEEFSRISLEHPGAVVVLAVDDDERVMCLRQYRHTSGREFVELPAGLRDAGDEPAVETAKRELREEVELEAAHWQQLLSTFSSAGISNEVHDIFLARGLSHAPRGDFAMEHEEAEMEHFWVSMADLLDAVLDGRVRQGPLVQAVLAYDVLKRRGVLTAP; translated from the coding sequence ATGGGAGACCGGAACGGGGACGACGGACCGCAGGAGCTCGCCGACCGGCCGATGGCGTGGCCGGTGGTGTCGAGCCACTACCTGCACCGCGACGACTGGGTGGTGGCGCTGCGCGAGGACATGATCACCCGCCCGGGGCACTCCGAGGAGTTCAGCCGGATCAGCCTCGAGCACCCCGGTGCGGTCGTGGTGCTGGCGGTGGACGACGACGAGCGGGTGATGTGCCTGCGGCAGTACCGCCACACGAGCGGGCGGGAGTTCGTCGAGCTGCCGGCGGGACTGCGCGACGCGGGCGACGAGCCGGCCGTGGAGACCGCGAAGCGCGAGCTGCGCGAGGAGGTCGAGCTCGAGGCCGCCCACTGGCAGCAGCTGCTGAGCACGTTCTCCAGCGCCGGCATCAGCAACGAGGTGCACGACATCTTCCTGGCGCGCGGGCTCTCGCACGCCCCGCGAGGCGACTTCGCGATGGAGCACGAAGAGGCCGAGATGGAGCACTTCTGGGTGTCGATGGCCGATCTCCTCGACGCCGTCCTCGACGGCCGCGTGCGGCAGGGCCCGCTGGTCCAGGCGGTGCTCGCCTACGACGTGCTGAAGCGTCGGGGAGTCCTGACGGCCCCGTAG